DNA sequence from the Veillonellaceae bacterium genome:
TGTAGTGTACCCTGAGGTGATATATGGCTGATGTTTCTGACTGTAGTAGCTATGAATTGCGTGTCCCATTTCGTGGGCAACAGTTGAAACGTCATCATAACGGTCATGGTAGTTCAGAAGCACAAACGGGTGGACGCTATATATGCCCCAAGAGTAAGCCCCAGTCTGTTTTCCTTTGTTTTCGTAAACATCGATCCAACCAGATGTTAAGCCTTTATTCAATATGTCACTATATTCAGGACCTAATGGTGCGAGCCCTGTTCTAACTAGCTCTAATCCTTTTTCATAGGGGATGTTGAATTTTACGTCTTTAGCCAACGGTGTGTATAAATCGTACATGTGTATTTCGTCTAATTGCAAAGCCTTCTTTTTGAGCTCTACATAACGATGCAGAGGCTCTAAATTAGCATGGACGGTGGTAATTAGATTGTCATAAACTTCGGTAGGGACATTGTCACCTTCAAGAGCGGATTCTAAAGTAGAATTATAATTTCGTACTCTCGAATAAAAAATATTCTTTTTGACATTGCCGCCAAGCGTCGCAGCAAAGGTGTTGCGATACTTATTGTAAGTAGTGAATAGATTTTTAAAAGCCTCTTTTCGAACTTCGCGGTTTTCCGACCTAATGAGGTTGCTATAGCGCCCCTCGCTTAATTGGACAGGCTTCCCATCTTCGCCAAGGGTGTCCGGGAAATCAATATCAGCATGGGCTAGCATATTGAATACATTCTCAGGGGTTTGAGCTATCTCGCTTGATCTTGATAGCAGTTCTTCCTCTGCGGGCGATAAAACATGTTTCTTTTGTCGGAGTAGATCCTCAAAGTAAAAGCTATAATCTTTGAGTCCAGTTTCTTGCTGACGAAACTTTGATAATGTTTCGTCGGGCATTGCTAGAATCTCTGGTTCGACAAAAGAAGTAGCAGCCCCAGCTTCAGCCAGCAATGATTCAACCTTACCCGTTAAAGCTTGATATTTGGCGTCTGCTGTATTCTCATCGCGATGCATTCGTGCATAAGCATAGAGCTTGCTACTAATAATTCCTATTTCATCGCGTAATTTTAGACAAGCAAGTAGATTGCCAGATGACTCGGACAATTTATTTTTGTAGGATTTCATTTTAGGCAGAGTTTGGTTCAGCTTATCGAAATCCTCCTGCCAAGCTGTCTCGCTAGTATAAATATCTGTCAAACGCCATTTGTATTCGGACGGTAATTCACTTCGCTCTGGAACCCGTGAGCTATTTGCTGCTGCATCGGCAGCTGAGTTGCTAACCAACATAGCACTGAGAAGAAAAGGAAATAAATGTTGCATTTTTAGCATCGACACTCCCCTTTGAAGGTTTTTATTAATATATTGGCAAAATAAGCTTTATTATCCTGTATGGTTTACAAAAGTTTATTGGTTTATACTTTAAAATATTTCATTATGCCTTCACA
Encoded proteins:
- the pepF gene encoding oligoendopeptidase F, with product MLKMQHLFPFLLSAMLVSNSAADAAANSSRVPERSELPSEYKWRLTDIYTSETAWQEDFDKLNQTLPKMKSYKNKLSESSGNLLACLKLRDEIGIISSKLYAYARMHRDENTADAKYQALTGKVESLLAEAGAATSFVEPEILAMPDETLSKFRQQETGLKDYSFYFEDLLRQKKHVLSPAEEELLSRSSEIAQTPENVFNMLAHADIDFPDTLGEDGKPVQLSEGRYSNLIRSENREVRKEAFKNLFTTYNKYRNTFAATLGGNVKKNIFYSRVRNYNSTLESALEGDNVPTEVYDNLITTVHANLEPLHRYVELKKKALQLDEIHMYDLYTPLAKDVKFNIPYEKGLELVRTGLAPLGPEYSDILNKGLTSGWIDVYENKGKQTGAYSWGIYSVHPFVLLNYHDRYDDVSTVAHEMGHAIHSYYSQKHQPYITSGYTTFCAEVASTTNEVLLLDHMLKTTQDKQKRLYLINQYLELVRATVYRQTMFAEFEKLLYQKAENGETITADMLDTMWRDLNVKYYGPTIVVDDEIAVEWARIPHFYWHFYVYQYVTGYSAATTLAEKMLTEGEPAQQRYIEFLKSGGSDYSLNILKKAGVDMSSPKPIEITLNKFSAMLDELEELLPKS